One window of the Camelina sativa cultivar DH55 chromosome 1, Cs, whole genome shotgun sequence genome contains the following:
- the LOC104705134 gene encoding F-box/kelch-repeat protein At3g16740-like — MAAMSDLTQDLVEDVILRVPLTSRKAVQSTCKNWNTLSKRLSFRKIHDVVKAKAATKHESLAIIIMDFKVYLMSFDLRGIHNDENVDTSIKREECNPRLVVWNPCCGQAKWIEPRNSDGRKDNYALGYEIVKSKSHRIHKILRYLDVHDMSHERNLFGQFQIYNLDSNSWEDVQDTPRWNLPFHQRGVSLKGNAYWFVQSKNLGGSCFLLCFDFTTERFGPHLGLPIHPVAEDTVSISSVRDEQLAVLFQRRGSLHMEIWITDEIDPGKVWWWSNLFLTVNINPLTSYQYPFEHGSFFVDEEKRVAVVFGRDMDEPDHDHFRYAAYITGKDGYLKKVDLGESTFKSGSPVMCSTYVPSSVQIN; from the exons ATGGCGGCGATGTCCGATCTTACACAGGATTTGGTAGAGGATGTGATCTTGAGAGTTCCGTTGACATCTCGTAAGGCAGTGCAGTCTACTTGCAAAAACTGGAACACTTTATCCAAACGATTGAGCTTTAGAAAGATACATGATGTCGTTAAAGCAAAGGCAGCAACAAAGCATGAGTCTCTGGCGATCATAATAATGGATTTTAAGGTTTATCTAATGAGCTTTGATCTCCGTGGAATTCACAATGACGAAAATGTTGACACATCTATAAAGCGAGAAG AATGTAATCCGAGGCTTGTGGTTTGGAACCCTTGTTGTGGACAAGCAAAGTGGATTGAACCTAGAAACTCTGACGGCAGAAAGGACAACTATGCTCTCGGATACGAGATTGTAAAGAGCAAATCGCATCGAATTCACAAGATTTTGAGGTATTTGGATGTTCACGACATGAGTCATGAAAGGAATCTATTTGGTCAGTTTCAAATCTACAATCTTGACTCTAACTCATGGGAGGATGTTCAGGACACACCTCGCTGGAATCTACCTTTTCATCAACGTGGCGTGTCTCTCAAGGGGAATGCTTACTGGTTTGTTCAAAGTAAAAATCTAGGAGGTTcttgttttttactttgttttgattttacaacggagagatttggaccgcATCTGGGTTTGCCTATTCACCCTGTTGCTGAAGATACCGTGAGTATATCTAGTGTCAGAGATGAGCAACTTGCAGTGTTATTTCAACGGCGTGGTTCATTACATATGGAGATATGGATTACGGACGAGATTGACCCTGGCAAGGTGTGGTGGTGGAGCAACTTGTTCTTAACGGTGAATATTAATCCACTTACTAGTTACCAATACCCATTTGaacatggaagtttctttgttGACGAGGAGAAGAGAGTCGCGGTGGTTTTTGGTAGAGACATGGATGAACCTGATCACGACCACTTCCGCTACGCAGCTTATATCACTGGAAAGGATGGATACTTGAAAAAAGTAGATCTTGGAGAATCTACATTTAAATCTGGTTCCCCAGTTATGTGCTCTACTTATGTTCCAAGCTCAGTCCAAATCAACTAA